The Magnetospirillum sp. WYHS-4 genome includes the window GTCGGTTTCGTCGATCATGCCTCGAACCTCAGGCCGACGAAGAATTCCTCCCGCTTGGGCATGTTGTAGACTGTCAGACCGGTTGCCGCCTCGATGCGGCCGACGGTATCGGCGATGCCTTCCGGCGTCTCGGTCGCCAGCACGAACCACATGTTGAGATCGTGCTCGCGGGCGTAGTTGTGGGCCACCTCGGGAAAGGCGTTGACGATGGCCGCCACTTCCTCGTAGCGCTCCGCCGGCACCCTGAGAGCCGCGAGCGTCAGCCCGCCGCCCAGGCGCTCGGCATGGTACATGGGCCCGAAGCGGGAGAGGATGCCGTCGTCCAGCATGCGGCGGATGCGCTCGATCACCTCGTCCGTCGGCAGGCCCAGGCGGGAACCGACTTCGGCAAACGGTTCGTCCACCAGGGGAAAGCCGCCCTGCAAGGCGTTGACGATGGCGCGGTCGGCTTCGTCGAGGGTCGCCTTCGTTTCCCGCGTCATGCCGCCGTCTCCGGCGCCAGGCAGTAGACGGCGCCGCGTTGCTTGAAGCGGCGGGTGGAAAACAGCACTTCGCGCTTCACGCCGGCCAGGCCGCAGGTTTCCGCCAGTTCCTCGACCTGGCCCAGCACCACGTCCCGTTCGCGGCCATGCACCATGCAGAACAGGTTGTAGGGCCATTCGGGCGGACGGCGGGGACGCTGGTAGCAGAGGGTGACGAAATCGAAGGCGCTGAAGCGGCGCCCGATCTCCTCCACCCGCGCGTCGGGGATGTCCCAGACCACCATGGCATTGGAGCGGTAGCCCAATTCATGATGACGGACCACCACGCCGAAGCGCTTGATGAGGCCCGCCTCCCTCAGGCGGGCGATGACGGCGATCGTCTCGCCTTCGCTCAGGCCCACCCGGCGCCCCAGTTCGGCGTAAGGGTCGGACACCAGGGGCAGGCCGCCGCCCAGGGCCGTGACCAGGGCCTTTTCCTTGGCGGTCAGTTCCATCTGAGCGGAAACCCCAGATCCAGGTGGTAGTCCTGCACCATGGGCAGGTCCAGAACGGCCAGGCCGGTGCGGGTCGAGATGTCGCGCAGGACCGCTTCCACCCGCGCCCGATCGGGGCCGCAGACGACGAACCACAGGTTCAGGCGGTGCTCGCGCTCGTAGTTGTGGTTCACTTCCTCGTACTCGTTGACCAACTGGGCCACGTAGGGCAGGTCCTCGACGGGCACCGCCATGGCGGCCAGGGTGCTTTCGCCCACGCCGCCCGGCCGGAACACGGCGCCCACCCGGCTGACCGAGCCTTCGTCCTTCAGGCGGCCCAGGGTGGCGATGACCGTGGCCTCGTCGACGCCCAGGCGTTCCGCCACGGCGGCGAAGGGGCGGGGCTCCAGCGGGAAGTCCCGCTGGAACTCGTCCAGCAATCGCCGTTCCAGTTCGGTGCGCGCCCTGGCCATCACAATCCCGAACGATGCGCCCTGGGGGTGAAGAAGATGCCGGACGGCTTCAAGGCGGGCAGTTCGGCCACCGGCTCCAGGGTCTCGGTGTCATAGACCACCACCTTGTCGGAATCGCGGACGCTCAGCCAGACCTCGTGGCCGCGCGGGGCGAATTCCATGTGCAAAACGCCCTTGCCCGGCTTGATTTCCTTGACGATCTTGCGGCTGGGCACGTCGATCACCTGGACCGAATCGTTGTGCGGCAGGGCGAAGTTGACCCACGCCTGGCGGCCGTCGGGGCGGCCGACCACGAAGATCGGCTGGCCGCGCACCGGGATGCGCCCCACTTCCTTCCAGGTGGATAAATCGACTACCAGCACCTCGTGGCGCCCGACGGCGGGCACGAAGGCCTCGTTGCCGGCGATCGTCCAGCCTTCCAGGTGGGGCATCTTGTAGACCGGCAGCTTTTCCTCGCCCTTGCCGTAGTGGTCGAGAACCCGCCGCACCCCCCTGTCGGGATTCCACAGGTCCAGCATCGCCAGCCCGTCCTCGCCGAACAGGCCGGCCAGGTAGTAGCGGCCATCGGCGGTGATGAGGGCGTCGTAGGGCAGCTTGCCGATATCGGTGTACTTGCGGATGCCCGGCTGGCGGGGATTCTTCATGTCGATCAGCCAGATCTCGCCGGCTTCGAACAGGCTGACCACGAACTTTTGGCCGGGCACGTCGACCAAGCCCACGGTCTTGGACGGCTTGCCGTCGGTGCCGACGGTGGGAATGTCGGCCACCATCTCCAAGGTCCCGGCATCGAAGACGCGCACGCCGCCCGGCTCGTAGTTGGACACCGCCACCAGGCGGCCGTCCTGGGAAATGGCGCCGCCGATGGAATTGCCGCCCTGGACGGCACGCTTGACCACGCTTTCGGTCAGCAGGTCGACCTTGGTCAGCCCGCCGTCGCGCCCGAAGACGTAGGCGTAGCGTTCGTCGCGGGAATAGACCAGCGACGCGTGGGACAGATCGCCCAGCCCGCCGATGCGGGCCAGGCGTTCGTGACGGGTGGTATTGACCAGAAGGACCGAACTGTCGGCCCGCTCGATCACCAAGCCCAGATCGCCGGTGGCGCGGCTTTCGGCGCAGGCGGAAAGGCCGGCGGCCAGAAATAGGGGAATCAGACGGCGCATGGACAAGTTCCTTCCGATCATTCCAACCCGCCCCTCCGCAGGGCCCCGACGAGGAACAGCGCTTCGTCCGGGGACAGCAGCGGCCGCCACGGAGGCATGGCGGTGCCGGGCATGCCGTCCAGGATGGAGGCCAGCAACTCGTCGTCCCTGCGCTGGGCCAGGATCTCCGGCAACAGGGGCGCCCCCAGGCCGCCCTTGAGGGTCATGCCGTGGCAGGAGCCGCAATCGTGCTTGAGCAAATACAGCAATTCCTTCTGGCGGGCTGCGTCCGGCTCGGCCGACGCCGGAGTCGCCGCAAGCAGCAGCATGCCGACCGCGGCCGCGTTACGCATGGGCGGAAAGCTCCGGGAAGGATTGGGTCTCGCCCTCGATGGACAGGCCCTGCCAGTTGAGCGCGCGCACCAGCGCGGCCACCCGGCCGATGACGAACAACACCGGGGTCTCCAGCTTCAGGCCCCCCACCGCTTCGGGCAGCGCCGCCAGGGTGGACAGGCACTGACGCTGATCCGGCGTGGTCCCTCGCGCGATGGCCGCCGCCGGGGTTTCCGCCGGCAAGCCGTGGGCGATCAACCGGGCGACGATTTCGGGCAGCGCTTCCAGGCCCATGTAGAACACTAGGGTCGTGTCCGGATCGGACAAGCGGTCCCAGTCGATATCCAACTCGCCGGCCGTCCGCTTGTGAGCGGTGACGAATCGCACGCCGGTCGCCAAGCTGCGGTGGGTAAGGGGCAGGCCGAGCGCGGCACCGATTCCCGCTGCCGCGGTGATGCCGGGCACCACCTCGAAGGGAATGCCTTCGCGGGCCAGATGAAGGGCTTCTTCGCTGCCGCGCCCGAAGATGAACGGATCGCCGCCCTTCAGGCGCACCACCTTGCGGCCTTCGCGGGCGAGGCCGGCCAGGATGGCGTTGATCTCGGCCTGGGGAACCGGATGGCGGGCTCCTTCCTTGCCGACGAATACCTTGATTGCCGAAGACGGTACATGGTCAAGGATCTCGGGGGCCACCAAGCGGTCGTAGACCACGGCCTCCGCCTCTCTCAGCAGACGCTGCGCCTTGACGGTCAGCAGATCGGGATCGCCCGGCCCTGCCCCAACCAGAAAGACGCGTCCGACTTCCGCCAAAGGGCTCCTCCCATCCATACCTTGGTCTCGGGTCCCCTTACGGGGTTTTTCCCAATCAAGCATGTTTCCCGGCACTAGGCTATCTTTTCAAGGAATCGTGAAGAATGATCTGGGTCAATGGCGTGGCCTCCGGCGCGGCGACAGGCTAACCTCCGCGACGGAACATCGGGAGCAAGTCATGCGGCATTGGAGCCATCCACTCGTCCTGGCGGCGGCGCTGATGGCGCCGGCCCCTGGGGAGGCAGCCGATTCGGGGGAAGAGCCCCGGCTGGCCCCCGCCGAATTCGAAGCGGCACGCATGCACTACTTCCAGCATTGCGCCGGCTGCCACGGGGTTCTGCGCCGCGGCGCCACGGGCCGCAGCCTGGAGCCGGTCGCCGCCCGCAAGCTGGGCCAGGAGAAGCTGGAACGCATCATCGCCCAGGGCACCGATGGCGGCATGAACGGATTCGACGATACCTTCACGAAGGACGAGATCGCCCGCCTGGCTACCTACGTCCGGATGCCGGTGCCGGTGCCGCCCGAGATGAGCTTGGCCGACATGAAGAAAACCCGGCGCGAACTGGTGCGGCCCGAGGATGCGCCCAAGGCCCCCCAGCATGGCCGCAACTGGAAGAACTTCTTCGTCACCATCCTGCGCGACGCCGGCAAGGTGGCGATCCTGGACGGCGATCGCAAAGACGTGGTGGCCGAGATCGATACCGGCTACGCGGTCCACGTGGCGGAAGGCACCAGCGACGGCCGCTACTGGTTTTCCATCGGCCGCGACGGGCGTCTGACCAAGATGGACCTGTGGTCCGATCCGCCGCGTATCATGGCCGAGGTCCAGGTGGCCTACGACGCGCGCGGCATCGCCGTGGCACGCTTCGGAACGCAGAAGGACCGCTATCTGGTCGCCGGCGGCTTCTGGCCGCCCCATTTCGTCATCGTCGACACGGAAACCCTGGAACCGCTCAAGGTGGTTTCCACCTCCGGCATGGACGTGGAAGGGCGCTTCGTGCGCGAGGCCCGCGTCGCCGCCCTGGCCGCCAGCCCCGCCGGTCCCACCTGGATGGTGGCGGTCAAGGAATTGGGGCAGGTCTGGCAGGTGGATTATTCGGACCTGCGCAACCTGCGCATCGAGATGATCGATTCCGCCCGCTTCCTGCACGACGGCTTTTTCGATCCCACGGAGCGCTTCTTCCAGGTGGCGGCCAACGCCTCCAACGCCATGGTCTTCGTCGACAGCCAGACCCGCAAGCTGGTGGGCCAGCTGGAAACCGGCCGCAAGCCCCATCCGGGCCCTGGCGCCAACTGGATCGATGCCCAGTGCGGGCCGGTCGGGGCCACCGTGCACATGGGGCAAGGCCGCATCTCGGTCTGGGGCAACGATCCCAAGGGCCATCCGGAGATGGCCTGGAAGCTCTGCTACAGCTTGCCGCTGGAAGGGCCGGGCCTGTTCCTCCGGGGCCATCCCAACTCACCCCACGTATTTGCCGACCAGGCCCTGCATCCGGACGTGGAGGTGGCTTCGGGCATCAAGGTGCTGGATACCCGGCGACGCCAAGTGGTCGAGACCCTCAAGGTTACCGCCCATCCCAAAGGGGTCGCCCTGCATCCCGAATTCAATCACGACGGCTCGGAGGTGTGGATTTCCGTATGGGCCAAAGGCCGCAAGGCCGAACGCCAGAAGGGGGAAGTCGTGGTCTACGACAGCGCCACCTTGAAGGAGAAGGCGCGCATCGGCGGGCTGGAGACTCCGACCGGGAAGTTCAACGTATCCGGAAGGGTCACAAAATAGTTGGGCTTTTCCCCATCTTTTCGGGCAGGGCACTTGACTTGACTCAAGTCTGGTCGTAACGGGGTTCGCTATCTTCCTTGCCCATTGCCTAGCTCGCGCCGGCCAGCCTTGGGGGGGAAGCCGAAGCGGTGAGGGGAAGGTCGTGTTCTTGGCGGGGAAAAACCGATGAGCGACAACAGCAAGCTCGCACGCTTGATGCGCATGCGGGTTTTGGGGGCGCCCTTGGGCGCCGCGGCAGTCTTTTTCGTGGTCGGCATCCTGTTCTGGGGTGCCTACAACACGGCCATGGAAGCGACCAACAGCATGCCCTTCTGCATCTCGTGCCACGAGATGGATCAGGCGGTCTATCCGGAATACCAGAAGACCGTCCACTTCCAGAACCGCTCGGGCGTGCGGGCCATCTGCTCCGACTGCCACGTGCCCGATCCCTGGGTGCACAAGTTCGTCCGCAAGATTCAGGCTTCCCTGGAAATCTATCACTGGCTGCTCGGAACGGTGAACACCCTGGACAAGTTCGAGGCCAAGCGCCTGACGTTGGCCAAGAAAGTCTGGAAGAACATGAAGGACACCGACTCGCGGGAATGCCGCAACTGCCATTCCTGGCAGGCCATGACCGATTCCAAGCAGAAGCAGCGGGCCTGGAAGCAGCACCAGAACGCCCAGAAGGACGGCATGACCTGCATCGACTGCCACAAGGGCATCGCGCATCGGGCCGTCCATACCCTGTTGGGCGAGAACGACAATCCCTATGACGGCAAGTCCGATCCGCGCCGGCTCGACGTCACCGATCCGCGCGCGGCGATGCCGGCTGCCGCCGCCACGACGACCGATGTTCCGGCTCCGGCTCCGGCGCCGGTCACGGCTCCCGCCGTCGGCGGCACGTCCGGCGGTATCGACTGGAACGGCGTCCCAGGCAAGGACATCGCGCTGTTCTTCCCCGGCCAGACTTCCATCGAGTGGGTTTCCAAGGGCACCGACCACGGCGGCGCCCGCGCCTTCGTCAAGGCGGGCGACCGCTGCACCGGTTGCCACGAGGGCGAACAGGCCCAGATGGGCGCCAAGATGGTCTCCGGCGAGAAGGCCGAGGACAAAGCCATGGTCATTCCGGGCAAGCGGGCGGCCATCACGATGAATGTCAAGGCGGCCAACGACGGCAACAACCTGCTCATGCGCTTCCAGTGGCCCGACACCCCCCACGCCCCGGCGCCCTTCGTCGACGGCGGCAAGATGGACGCCGCCAACCAGACCAAGCTGGCCGTCATGCTGGTGCCGGCCGACAAAGTCGAGATGGCCGGCCAGGCGGGCTGCTGGATGACCTGCCACCACGACTCCCGCTTCATGCCCGACCATCCCAAAAGCCCGGCAGGCGATGCCGCGGCGCGCCTCAACCTGGCGACCGGCGTCACCAAGTACATCAGGGAAAGCCGCAGCGCCATCGAGACGAGCAATTCGCCGCGCGGCGGCTGGGACAAGCTGAAGCCCGCCGCCGACATCGACGCGTTGAAGAAGGGCGGCCAAGCCATGGACGTCGTCCGTTACCTGAGTGGCGGCAACAAGGCCGAGTTCGGCACCGTCGTCGAACAGCGCGACCTCAAGCCCACCGACAAGGTCAAGTTCTCGGGCGGCTTGGAAGGCGGTAACTGGGTGGTCACCATGATTCGTCCGCTCAAGCTGGACGAGCCGGGAGCCCTGGCCATCGAGCCGGGCAAGGACTACATGGTCAACTTCGCGATCCACGACGACTACAGCTTCGCGCGGTTCCACCATGTGTCGTTGGAATACCAGTTGGGCCTCGATAAGGCGGATGCCCAGATCAACGCCGCAAAGAAGTAACAATTCGTCGCTATCGAGTTCAGTTGAAGGGCGAACCGGGTTCGGTTCGCCCTTTTTATTTCTGGATTTTGGCAGATAGCGGATAGATCCCACTCGATCAGGTAGTTTAGAATTCAAAAAATTATGGTATGATTTCTTCGTTATTTTCCATCCTGAGGAGGGTCCTTTGTCGAAATCCCCCATCACCGCGCTTGTGGCCGCAGCCGCCTTGGGCTTGGCCGTCCATTCCGCCGCCGCCGCCGATCCAAAGCCGGCGCCGGCTGCTGCCCCGGTCACGGCTCCGGCGCCCGTCGCAGCCGAGAAGGATGTGAGCGGCAGCGCGACCCAGCAGATGTACAAGGACATGAAGCTGGGCAAGCTCAACATTCACGGCGACAACGCGGTGGTCGAGGCCCTGGTCCTACAGCGCCACATTCCGGTTACCTACGACTACATCGCCACCCTGATGCGCACGCCGAACGCCTTCGGCGAGGGGCCGGCCTGCATCGTCTGCCATAGCTCCAACGACCCGAACAAGAGCTACCGCGGCCTCGACCTATCCACCTGCGAAGGCATTCTGCGCGGCGTCACCGAGGAACCGCGCCGCCCGGTGATCGTCCCCGGCAAGCCGGAACGGAGCCAACTGATGCAACGGTTGCAGCACAACCGCATGCCCTTGGGCGTACCCTTCTTCCAGGCCGTCGACACCGATTCCATCACCAAGGTGAAGAAGTGGATCGACGACGGCGCCAAGAACGACGAGGTCTTCCAAAAGCAGGTCCTGCCCCTGTTCGCCAAGGCCGACGCCTTCGGCGGCAGCGCCGCCTGCATCGAATGCCACCAGTCTTTCCGCGACCCGCCCAGTTTCAACGAAGTCAACCTGACCAGCTACGAGTCGATCATGAAGGGGGCCTTCTCCACCACCCGCGGCAAGGAAGGCAAGCCCGGCCTGCCCATCGTGGTGCCTGCCCATGCCGACGACAGTCCGCTCTACCAGCGTCTGACCAACAACCGCATGCCGCCCGGCATCAATCCGGGGCAGGCGGCCAACCATCCCAATACCCTGCTGCTCGGCCGCTGGATCGAACAGGGCGCTTGGTGCAAGTGACCGGCTGATCTCCCGGCTCAAATTCCCGTGAGCAAGCGATAGGGGGTACCATGGTGTTTTTACCTATGGTATTTTCCCCTATCGCCTTGAGCCCGTCCTTAAGAACGGGTCGACACGGGAGACAGGAAAATGAGTCACGGGAGACAGACGATTCTTCGCCCCCTGGGGGCGTTCGCGGTCCTTCTTGGTTTGGCGGCCGGCCCGGCCTGGGCGGACGAGGCGGCTGACAAGGCCTTGGCCGAAAAGCGTGTGATGTCCATGAAGGACGTTCGCTCCTCCATGGCGACGCTGCGCCGCATGGTCCGGGGACAGGCGGAATTCGCCCAGCAGGACGCCGTCGATGCGGTCCAGGTGCTACTCACGGAATTGGACGACATGCCCAAGACCTTCTCCGGCGGCCCCAGCAAGGCGCCGTCCGATTCCAAGCCGGAAATCTGGACCGACTGGAACGGCTTCATGAAGATCCTGGGCGAATCCAAGGATGCCGCGAACGGGCTCATGGTTTCGGTGCGCAGTACCTCGTCCGGCACCGCCCTCAAGGAAAAATACGAGAATCTCGACAAGGCCTGCGAGGCTTGCCACGCCAAGTTCCGCAAGTAGCCGCGACGACGGACGGGGGAAAGGAAGACGCGGGGCAATGCCCCGCGTCTTTTTTCGCCTGCCACTTGACCAAGGTCGAGGGGTGGGCGGACTGTGGCCTTTAAAATCCACCGCCAGATGACAAATTATGGGTATCCGAAATTTCGCGGCCGGCCTTCGGCCGGAGGAAAGGGATATCATGAACGCGCACCCATGGATTTTCGCCGGCCTCTCCGTGCTGGTCGTGGCTCTGTCGGGCGGGGCCGTCGCGGATGAGGCCTTTACCGCCAAGATCTGCGCCGAGGCTAAGGTCCGCTACGATGGCCTAGCCATCGCCAAGCCGTCCGGCCCGACCGACGCCGTCGTTCTGCTCTACAAGTACCGTTTCTGTCCCGAGACGCTGACGGTCAGGAAGGGCACCACGGTCCATTTCATCAACGTCGATGCCCGCACCAGCCACAGCGTCTGGCTCAAGGAAGCGGGCCAGGAGGAAAGTCCCCGCTATTTTCCCGAAGAAAGCTGGTCCATGAAATTCGACAGTCCGGGCGATTTCCCCTACCTCTGCGGCCCGCACTGGGAATCCGAAAAAATGGTCGGCAAGATCGTCGTGACGCCCTAGCCGGCGTCGTCACTCCTTCAATCAGGATGGTCCAATGGCATTGCTTGAATGGAAGACCGAATACCGGACCGGTTTCGCGTCCGTCGACTACGAGCACGAGACCCTGATCAACTTGATCAACGAGCTATACGGCAAGATCGAAGCCGGCTGTTCGGGCGACGAGGTGCGCCGCTACCTGGGCGAGATCGACGGATTGATCGAGGCCCACTTCGCCCTCGAGGAAAAAGTCATGCGCGACATCCGTTACGATCGCTATGCCGCGCACAAGGCCGACCACGACCATTTGCTGGAACAGATCCGGGAAATCATCGAGGACGTGGGCGACGGCCAAGCTCCCGGCTTGCGGACCAGCCTCGGACAGCGCCTGACCTCCTGGTTCGGCCGTCACTTCGCCACCGAGGACAAATCCCTCCACAACAAGACCGACGGCCGCCATCACTGAACTACCGGACGGCCTCCAGCTCGATCCCGCCTTCCGGGGCGCGCCGCAGTCGGTAGGTGGCGCCTTCGGGAGGCAGGGGAACGGACACTTCCGCTCCTGGCCAAGCCTCGATTTCCAGGAACCGCGCTCCCCCGGGAAAGACCCGCGGGAGCGCGCGATCCCGTGTCCGCGGGCCCGACCAGATCGGACCGTCCAGGCCGGGCAATCAGGGGACACAAGCGGATGGTGGGATTTACGATGTGAGCTGGAAACGGCAATAGCAGAAGCGTTGGGTCTTGCCGGCCGGAGTCGGGTGGTCCTCGTAGACCGTATCCCGGAGCGAAAAGCTCCCGCCCAGTTCCGCGGCGAAGCTTTCCGGTCCGTGGCGCATCACCGGCAGGCCGCTGCATCTTTCCGGTCCCTCGGGGGCGAAGGCGGCCAGGACGACCGTCCCTCCGGGCGCAAGAGCTTCGTTCAAAACCGCCATGTAACGGCGGCGGTCCGCCGCTTCGGTAAGGAAATGGAAGACCGCTCGGTCGTGCCACAGGCCGTACCGGCGTTCCGGGCGCCATAGGGTGATGTCGGCGGCGATCCAGCACACCCCCGCGCCCTTGTCGCCCAGGCGCCGCCGGGCCTGGTCGAGCGCGCCGGCCGAGATATCGAGCACCGTCACGTCACCGAAGCCGTCGGCCAGCAGGGCATCGGCCAGGGGCGAGGCCCCGCCGCCCACGTCGATCAACGGCGTCGTCCGGTTCAAACCGGCGGCCCGGATGAGATCGAGGGACAGGGTGGGGGCGGACTGGTACCAGCTTACCTCCAAGGGCGACTTGGTCCCGTAGACGCCTTCCCAGTGGTCGCGGCGCGTGTTCATGGATGGCATTGTACGGCAGGCTGGGCTAAGAATCAGGCATGAAAGTGCCTTTCTGCGACCATCGGGTCATAGGCGAGGGCGAGCGGCGGGCTCTGCTGCGGGCCGTCGAGAAGGTGCTCGACCACGGCAGGCTTTGCCCTTCCCCCGAGGCCGACGAACTGGAGCGCAAGGCCGCGGCCCGCCTGGGGCGCGAACATGCGGTCATGCTGCGTTCGGGCGGCGAGGCGATCCGCCTCGTTCTCCAGGCCCTGGGGATCGGCAGGGGGACGGAAGTCATCGTCTCGCCCTTCCTGTCCGCCGCCACCTTGCGGGCCATCCGCCAGGCCGGGGCGAAGCCGGTCTTCTGCCCTGCGGGCGACGATCTCGGCGTCGATCCGGCGGCGCTCCCGTTCCTGATCGGGCCGCGTACCCGCGCCATCATGCCCACCCACTGGGGCGGCCGGCTGGGCGACATGGACGCCTACCTGGACCTCGGGCTGCCGGTGATCGAGGACGGCGC containing:
- a CDS encoding class I SAM-dependent methyltransferase encodes the protein MNTRRDHWEGVYGTKSPLEVSWYQSAPTLSLDLIRAAGLNRTTPLIDVGGGASPLADALLADGFGDVTVLDISAGALDQARRRLGDKGAGVCWIAADITLWRPERRYGLWHDRAVFHFLTEAADRRRYMAVLNEALAPGGTVVLAAFAPEGPERCSGLPVMRHGPESFAAELGGSFSLRDTVYEDHPTPAGKTQRFCYCRFQLTS
- a CDS encoding AsnC family protein, with translation MELTAKEKALVTALGGGLPLVSDPYAELGRRVGLSEGETIAVIARLREAGLIKRFGVVVRHHELGYRSNAMVVWDIPDARVEEIGRRFSAFDFVTLCYQRPRRPPEWPYNLFCMVHGRERDVVLGQVEELAETCGLAGVKREVLFSTRRFKQRGAVYCLAPETAA
- a CDS encoding AsnC family transcriptional regulator is translated as MARARTELERRLLDEFQRDFPLEPRPFAAVAERLGVDEATVIATLGRLKDEGSVSRVGAVFRPGGVGESTLAAMAVPVEDLPYVAQLVNEYEEVNHNYEREHRLNLWFVVCGPDRARVEAVLRDISTRTGLAVLDLPMVQDYHLDLGFPLRWN
- a CDS encoding cytochrome c, producing MSHGRQTILRPLGAFAVLLGLAAGPAWADEAADKALAEKRVMSMKDVRSSMATLRRMVRGQAEFAQQDAVDAVQVLLTELDDMPKTFSGGPSKAPSDSKPEIWTDWNGFMKILGESKDAANGLMVSVRSTSSGTALKEKYENLDKACEACHAKFRK
- a CDS encoding nitrite reductase, producing MRHWSHPLVLAAALMAPAPGEAADSGEEPRLAPAEFEAARMHYFQHCAGCHGVLRRGATGRSLEPVAARKLGQEKLERIIAQGTDGGMNGFDDTFTKDEIARLATYVRMPVPVPPEMSLADMKKTRRELVRPEDAPKAPQHGRNWKNFFVTILRDAGKVAILDGDRKDVVAEIDTGYAVHVAEGTSDGRYWFSIGRDGRLTKMDLWSDPPRIMAEVQVAYDARGIAVARFGTQKDRYLVAGGFWPPHFVIVDTETLEPLKVVSTSGMDVEGRFVREARVAALAASPAGPTWMVAVKELGQVWQVDYSDLRNLRIEMIDSARFLHDGFFDPTERFFQVAANASNAMVFVDSQTRKLVGQLETGRKPHPGPGANWIDAQCGPVGATVHMGQGRISVWGNDPKGHPEMAWKLCYSLPLEGPGLFLRGHPNSPHVFADQALHPDVEVASGIKVLDTRRRQVVETLKVTAHPKGVALHPEFNHDGSEVWISVWAKGRKAERQKGEVVVYDSATLKEKARIGGLETPTGKFNVSGRVTK
- a CDS encoding NapC/NirT family cytochrome c — encoded protein: MSDNSKLARLMRMRVLGAPLGAAAVFFVVGILFWGAYNTAMEATNSMPFCISCHEMDQAVYPEYQKTVHFQNRSGVRAICSDCHVPDPWVHKFVRKIQASLEIYHWLLGTVNTLDKFEAKRLTLAKKVWKNMKDTDSRECRNCHSWQAMTDSKQKQRAWKQHQNAQKDGMTCIDCHKGIAHRAVHTLLGENDNPYDGKSDPRRLDVTDPRAAMPAAAATTTDVPAPAPAPVTAPAVGGTSGGIDWNGVPGKDIALFFPGQTSIEWVSKGTDHGGARAFVKAGDRCTGCHEGEQAQMGAKMVSGEKAEDKAMVIPGKRAAITMNVKAANDGNNLLMRFQWPDTPHAPAPFVDGGKMDAANQTKLAVMLVPADKVEMAGQAGCWMTCHHDSRFMPDHPKSPAGDAAARLNLATGVTKYIRESRSAIETSNSPRGGWDKLKPAADIDALKKGGQAMDVVRYLSGGNKAEFGTVVEQRDLKPTDKVKFSGGLEGGNWVVTMIRPLKLDEPGALAIEPGKDYMVNFAIHDDYSFARFHHVSLEYQLGLDKADAQINAAKK
- a CDS encoding AsnC family transcriptional regulator translates to MTRETKATLDEADRAIVNALQGGFPLVDEPFAEVGSRLGLPTDEVIERIRRMLDDGILSRFGPMYHAERLGGGLTLAALRVPAERYEEVAAIVNAFPEVAHNYAREHDLNMWFVLATETPEGIADTVGRIEAATGLTVYNMPKREEFFVGLRFEA
- a CDS encoding protein nirF produces the protein MRRLIPLFLAAGLSACAESRATGDLGLVIERADSSVLLVNTTRHERLARIGGLGDLSHASLVYSRDERYAYVFGRDGGLTKVDLLTESVVKRAVQGGNSIGGAISQDGRLVAVSNYEPGGVRVFDAGTLEMVADIPTVGTDGKPSKTVGLVDVPGQKFVVSLFEAGEIWLIDMKNPRQPGIRKYTDIGKLPYDALITADGRYYLAGLFGEDGLAMLDLWNPDRGVRRVLDHYGKGEEKLPVYKMPHLEGWTIAGNEAFVPAVGRHEVLVVDLSTWKEVGRIPVRGQPIFVVGRPDGRQAWVNFALPHNDSVQVIDVPSRKIVKEIKPGKGVLHMEFAPRGHEVWLSVRDSDKVVVYDTETLEPVAELPALKPSGIFFTPRAHRSGL
- a CDS encoding cytochrome c; this translates as MRNAAAVGMLLLAATPASAEPDAARQKELLYLLKHDCGSCHGMTLKGGLGAPLLPEILAQRRDDELLASILDGMPGTAMPPWRPLLSPDEALFLVGALRRGGLE
- a CDS encoding plastocyanin/azurin family copper-binding protein, coding for MNAHPWIFAGLSVLVVALSGGAVADEAFTAKICAEAKVRYDGLAIAKPSGPTDAVVLLYKYRFCPETLTVRKGTTVHFINVDARTSHSVWLKEAGQEESPRYFPEESWSMKFDSPGDFPYLCGPHWESEKMVGKIVVTP
- a CDS encoding hemerythrin family protein, translating into MALLEWKTEYRTGFASVDYEHETLINLINELYGKIEAGCSGDEVRRYLGEIDGLIEAHFALEEKVMRDIRYDRYAAHKADHDHLLEQIREIIEDVGDGQAPGLRTSLGQRLTSWFGRHFATEDKSLHNKTDGRHH
- the cobA gene encoding uroporphyrinogen-III C-methyltransferase; this translates as MAEVGRVFLVGAGPGDPDLLTVKAQRLLREAEAVVYDRLVAPEILDHVPSSAIKVFVGKEGARHPVPQAEINAILAGLAREGRKVVRLKGGDPFIFGRGSEEALHLAREGIPFEVVPGITAAAGIGAALGLPLTHRSLATGVRFVTAHKRTAGELDIDWDRLSDPDTTLVFYMGLEALPEIVARLIAHGLPAETPAAAIARGTTPDQRQCLSTLAALPEAVGGLKLETPVLFVIGRVAALVRALNWQGLSIEGETQSFPELSAHA